A portion of the Flavobacterium limnophilum genome contains these proteins:
- a CDS encoding glycoside hydrolase family 3 C-terminal domain-containing protein, with amino-acid sequence MGSNPYDAIPSNVVNSESHRVLAREVAQKSMVLLKNNGVLPLKNDLSKYFVTGPNAASIEVLLGNYYGINPNMVTILEGITASISPASQLQYRLGAMLNQKSINPINYATGNAGDSNVTIVVLGVSSTIEGEEGDSLDSSTAGDRLDYDLPQNQINYLKELRITADKDPNNKKPIVAVITGGSPMNLAEVQELADAVLLVWYPGEEGGTAVADVVFGKISPSGKLPITFPKSLDQLPPFEDYSMKGRTYKYLNVEPLYPFGFGLSYTNFVYGEAKVSSKTISRKDNLSVSVKVTNSGKVKSDEVVQLYVSDLEASVVVPNFQLTNIKRITLEPGESTEVSFQLTPKAFEMVKNDGSRIIESGDFKIYVGGSSPMKKSFELGAPKMAEVVVAVK; translated from the coding sequence ATGGGCAGCAATCCTTATGATGCTATTCCATCAAATGTTGTAAATAGTGAATCTCATAGAGTTTTGGCTAGGGAAGTAGCTCAAAAAAGTATGGTCTTATTGAAAAACAATGGAGTTTTACCTTTAAAAAATGACCTTTCCAAATATTTTGTCACTGGGCCAAATGCTGCTAGTATAGAAGTGCTTTTAGGAAATTATTATGGAATAAACCCTAATATGGTTACTATTCTCGAAGGCATTACGGCTTCAATAAGTCCGGCCAGTCAATTGCAATACAGATTGGGAGCAATGCTGAATCAAAAATCCATAAATCCCATAAATTATGCTACCGGAAATGCTGGTGACAGTAATGTGACCATTGTAGTATTGGGTGTTTCGAGCACAATAGAAGGGGAAGAAGGAGATTCGTTGGATTCTTCAACGGCTGGAGACAGATTGGACTATGATTTACCTCAAAATCAAATCAATTATTTGAAAGAATTAAGAATAACTGCCGATAAAGACCCCAACAACAAAAAACCGATTGTAGCCGTAATTACTGGCGGAAGCCCGATGAATCTTGCGGAAGTTCAAGAATTGGCCGATGCTGTATTGCTCGTTTGGTATCCCGGCGAAGAAGGAGGAACTGCTGTTGCGGATGTTGTTTTTGGAAAAATATCGCCTTCTGGAAAGTTGCCGATTACATTCCCTAAATCTTTAGACCAACTGCCCCCTTTTGAAGATTATTCGATGAAAGGAAGAACTTATAAATATTTGAATGTAGAGCCATTATATCCCTTTGGGTTTGGATTAAGTTATACCAATTTTGTTTATGGCGAAGCCAAAGTTTCGTCAAAAACAATTTCCAGAAAAGACAATCTCAGCGTTTCAGTAAAAGTGACCAATTCGGGCAAAGTGAAATCAGATGAAGTGGTGCAATTGTATGTTTCTGATTTGGAGGCTTCGGTTGTTGTGCCCAATTTTCAATTGACGAATATAAAGAGAATCACATTGGAACCCGGAGAATCTACCGAAGTTTCCTTTCAGCTGACTCCCAAAGCATTCGAAATGGTAAAAAATGATGGTTCCAGAATTATAGAGTCGGGAGACTTCAAAATATATGTGGGTGGTTCCAGTCCGATGAAAAAAAGTTTCGAATTGGGAGCTCCTAAAATGGCTGAAGTTGTAGTTGCCGTAAAATAG
- a CDS encoding fasciclin domain-containing protein codes for MKKKLHYYLFVLPLLALFASCSQELDPYYERPAGLEDPIYQQLEARGNFKSLTTLIAKAGYKDILSKSGYWTMMAPNDAAFAKFFQEKGFSDASKVDSITAGKIVKYALIYNGFRKEQLSDYQSSKGWVVDVAYRRRTAYYDGFQDKIINGEPKVIVGMNRNGFTPYVSGDNNNKYVTYFTDEHFASKRLSALDFNYFYPGVEYTEFNVLDSKVAEADIIAENGLIHELDKVNLPPVNIDQYLEQNSNYSLFHSLMEKNLVTYVFNQTATTTYRNYTKKSDDVFVKMYDATLKFAPNNENYVKAEDNDGQADAYTMIVPENGPLQTFINTVLLKNYPSIDVLPKYIFQDLVNAHMVQSAVWPTLKDDYVNGLGEEIRFDFNNDITDKKVLSNGFFYGANKVQKSNLFYSVYTTAYLDPKYTYATKIYNEGSGYKEMISNINKKYTIFLPSDAILRSLGFDFDTTHSYWRYVSPINGAVETGTGAKNRLLRLFYNCIVQTPNGELDDIASTSGVIRTGDDELPGEYIKWSNNKIYAAGDIVPGGVPANVIGKEVQQNGIAYYVDKFPEYSIELQGLAIARLAAANPEFDTFYQYLKNSTIYTAATGKIEGVALGSSYTFLIPNKAAMARAVTAKVLPASNNPASQGEKDLIADFIRFHIINNKTISNDGNITGQQETLMKDTKGDKTYVGVTSAPATLSFKDNSGNNPAANFIPASSNNLADRSLIHLVDNYLLP; via the coding sequence ATGAAGAAGAAACTACACTATTATTTATTTGTCCTTCCGCTACTGGCCCTTTTTGCCAGTTGTAGTCAAGAGTTGGATCCGTACTATGAGCGTCCAGCTGGTCTTGAAGATCCAATTTACCAACAATTGGAGGCGCGTGGTAATTTTAAAAGCCTGACAACTCTAATAGCAAAGGCAGGTTATAAAGATATCTTGAGTAAATCAGGATATTGGACGATGATGGCTCCCAATGATGCGGCTTTTGCCAAGTTTTTTCAAGAAAAAGGGTTTTCGGATGCCAGCAAAGTAGATTCAATTACTGCTGGTAAAATCGTGAAATATGCACTTATATATAATGGTTTTCGTAAGGAGCAGCTTTCGGATTATCAATCTAGTAAAGGATGGGTAGTAGATGTTGCTTATCGAAGAAGAACCGCATATTATGACGGTTTTCAGGATAAAATCATAAATGGTGAGCCAAAAGTGATTGTGGGTATGAACCGTAACGGTTTTACCCCCTATGTTTCTGGAGACAACAACAATAAGTATGTCACTTATTTCACCGATGAGCATTTTGCGTCGAAACGCTTGAGTGCTCTTGATTTCAATTATTTCTATCCTGGTGTTGAATACACGGAATTCAATGTTTTGGATTCAAAAGTCGCCGAGGCCGATATTATCGCTGAAAATGGACTTATTCATGAGTTGGATAAAGTAAATCTTCCTCCCGTGAATATCGACCAGTATCTGGAACAAAACTCAAATTACAGTCTGTTTCACAGTCTTATGGAAAAGAATTTGGTTACTTATGTTTTTAATCAAACGGCTACCACTACTTATCGTAATTATACCAAGAAATCGGATGATGTTTTTGTAAAAATGTATGATGCTACTTTGAAATTTGCACCTAACAATGAAAATTACGTAAAGGCGGAAGATAATGATGGACAAGCGGATGCTTATACCATGATTGTTCCTGAAAATGGTCCTTTGCAAACTTTTATAAATACAGTGTTGCTCAAAAATTATCCTTCTATTGACGTATTGCCTAAATATATTTTTCAAGATTTGGTTAATGCCCACATGGTACAATCTGCAGTTTGGCCAACGTTGAAAGATGATTATGTGAATGGTTTGGGCGAGGAAATAAGATTTGATTTTAACAACGACATCACGGATAAAAAAGTGTTGAGTAACGGATTCTTTTATGGAGCCAACAAAGTTCAAAAATCAAATTTGTTTTACAGTGTTTATACTACGGCTTATTTGGATCCTAAATATACTTATGCAACCAAGATATATAATGAAGGTTCCGGTTACAAAGAAATGATTAGCAACATCAATAAAAAGTACACCATATTCTTGCCTTCTGATGCCATATTGAGGTCTCTTGGTTTTGATTTCGATACCACACATTCCTATTGGAGGTATGTTTCTCCCATAAATGGAGCAGTCGAAACAGGTACTGGTGCCAAAAATAGATTGTTGCGACTTTTTTATAATTGCATTGTGCAAACACCAAATGGGGAGTTGGATGATATTGCATCTACTTCTGGAGTTATTCGCACCGGCGATGACGAGCTTCCTGGAGAGTACATCAAATGGAGCAACAACAAAATTTATGCGGCAGGAGATATTGTGCCGGGTGGGGTTCCTGCCAATGTTATAGGCAAGGAAGTGCAGCAAAACGGTATTGCGTATTATGTTGACAAGTTCCCGGAATATTCCATTGAATTGCAAGGTTTGGCAATTGCACGTTTAGCGGCTGCCAATCCAGAATTTGATACTTTTTATCAATATTTGAAAAATTCCACTATTTACACTGCGGCCACAGGGAAAATTGAGGGTGTGGCCTTGGGGAGTTCTTATACTTTCTTGATTCCTAATAAAGCGGCAATGGCAAGAGCGGTTACGGCTAAAGTACTTCCTGCATCAAATAATCCGGCATCACAAGGAGAAAAGGATTTGATTGCCGATTTTATTCGCTTCCATATCATAAATAATAAAACGATTTCAAATGATGGGAATATAACAGGGCAACAAGAAACCTTGATGAAAGATACAAAAGGTGATAAAACCTATGTTGGAGTGACAAGTGCCCCTGCAACCTTGTCATTTAAAGATAATTCAGGAAATAATCCGGCTGCCAATTTTATCCCGGCCAGCAGCAACAACCTAGCAGATAGATCCCTAATCCATTTAGTGGACAATTACCTATTACCTTAA
- a CDS encoding SusC/RagA family TonB-linked outer membrane protein yields the protein MRQLIKNIFYSFTIALVLLATLPALAQSKGLLVRGQIVDAGDNLSIPGATIVEQDGEGRTVTGVITDIDGNFAIRVKNPNNKLFISTIGYKSQTVPINGREMIKVKLVSSTESLKEIVITAEKKGGNSGLMNIADRDKTTSSVTISAADLAYTQAASIDEALQGRMAGVDITATSGDPGAGMQIRIRGTSSISGSSEPMVVVDGMPYETEIPQDFNFASADDQGYAALLNIAPTDIETITILKDAAATAVWGSKAASGVILITTKRGGVSAPKITYTYKGSYSKLPPTIPMLNGDQYSQLIPEEYMNRNGVPLNTLNVKEFQYDPQDVYYYKNYSQNTDWIDAITQIGLTNEHNLALQGGGEKASYYSSVGYYNSTGVTIGTGLERISTRLNLDYRVSSRIKFRTDLSYTHSYTKRNYVNSFSDNNDKDRLRGVAYVKMPNMSLYEFDSLGELTPNYFSPVSNVQGTYSGTYNPAAMAEFAINDQINQRITPHFNVNVDIIPKILLSTFDVQFDYSSTKTKDFLPQNATGRPFTETVVNRASDSDGDASSIITKTNVVYTPTIGKNQTLQTILSLQTNDSRYASYKALTSNTASSLFTDPSNPSRTRESGLGLSTGSSQARTVGALLSAQYGLLDRYIVNVGLRGDGNSKFGPENRYGLFPSVSARWRVSGESFMEKLEYVDDLSLRMSYGKSGRAPKGSYLYFNVYDNYETSYLDMNGVVPINMELTNLRWETLTGKNIGFNLQLFKKRVSLDVDFYQNITEDLLYPKIQVSSLSGYNIISDMNAGNMKNQGWEIGLNTTPYKSGKWKVDFNFNIASNENMITEISEFYPAESGNTDKNGEFKRFLQVDNPFGSFYGYKFKGVYKDLEATKAKDANGDVILGPNGQEVLMRFNYPNTDYVFQPGDAIYEDINKDGNIDSRDVVYLGNSNPKITGGFGPNITFNNQFRLLLYFNYRMNYDIVNGTDMKTTNMYGYSNQSTAVLDRWRNPGDETNMPRAVYGAGYNWLGSDRYVEDASFLRLRSVTFRYNLGKEMLKKLNLDDLGFYLTADNLYTWTNYRGQDPEVSMSSGPFGMAIDNASTPPTQRLTFGVTTRF from the coding sequence ATGAGACAACTAATCAAAAATATATTTTACAGTTTTACAATAGCCCTCGTTTTGTTGGCAACGCTGCCTGCGTTGGCTCAAAGCAAAGGTTTGTTGGTGCGAGGCCAGATAGTCGATGCAGGCGATAATTTATCCATACCAGGGGCTACTATTGTAGAACAAGATGGAGAAGGTCGTACCGTGACAGGGGTGATTACGGATATTGACGGGAATTTTGCCATACGCGTAAAAAATCCCAACAACAAGTTATTTATTTCAACCATTGGATATAAATCCCAAACGGTGCCAATCAATGGTCGCGAAATGATTAAAGTTAAATTGGTTTCCAGTACTGAATCATTGAAAGAGATTGTTATCACGGCTGAAAAGAAGGGTGGTAATTCAGGGTTAATGAATATTGCCGATCGAGATAAAACGACCAGTTCGGTTACGATTAGTGCTGCAGATTTGGCCTATACCCAAGCGGCATCTATTGATGAAGCTTTGCAAGGACGTATGGCCGGTGTGGATATTACGGCCACCAGTGGAGATCCAGGTGCCGGAATGCAAATTCGTATTCGTGGTACTTCTTCAATCTCTGGTTCTTCTGAACCTATGGTAGTGGTGGATGGTATGCCATACGAAACAGAAATCCCACAAGATTTCAACTTTGCCAGTGCCGATGATCAAGGCTATGCCGCCTTATTGAATATTGCACCTACCGACATTGAAACGATTACTATTTTGAAAGATGCTGCAGCAACAGCGGTTTGGGGATCCAAAGCGGCCAGTGGGGTTATCTTGATTACCACCAAGCGTGGAGGGGTAAGTGCTCCAAAAATCACCTATACCTATAAAGGAAGTTATTCCAAATTGCCTCCTACTATACCAATGTTGAATGGAGATCAATATTCACAATTGATTCCAGAAGAATACATGAACAGAAATGGGGTGCCATTGAATACTTTGAATGTAAAAGAGTTCCAGTATGACCCTCAAGATGTTTATTATTATAAAAATTACAGTCAAAACACCGATTGGATTGATGCCATCACCCAAATCGGTTTGACGAATGAACATAACCTTGCTCTACAAGGAGGAGGGGAAAAAGCAAGTTACTATAGTTCCGTGGGCTATTATAATTCCACAGGGGTAACCATTGGAACTGGGTTGGAAAGAATCAGTACCAGATTGAACTTGGATTACAGGGTTTCCAGTCGTATTAAATTTAGAACGGATTTGTCCTATACCCATAGCTACACCAAGCGTAATTATGTTAATAGTTTTAGCGATAATAACGACAAGGACAGATTAAGAGGTGTTGCCTATGTAAAAATGCCAAACATGAGTCTCTATGAATTTGATTCGTTGGGAGAACTTACTCCAAATTATTTTTCACCGGTTTCAAATGTGCAAGGTACTTATTCGGGCACTTATAATCCGGCCGCCATGGCGGAGTTCGCAATTAACGATCAAATAAATCAGCGTATCACGCCTCACTTTAACGTGAATGTGGATATCATTCCCAAGATATTATTGTCCACCTTTGATGTGCAATTTGATTACAGCAGTACCAAGACAAAAGACTTCTTGCCACAAAATGCCACCGGACGTCCTTTTACGGAAACTGTGGTGAACAGGGCTTCTGATTCTGATGGTGATGCTTCCAGCATTATTACAAAAACAAACGTTGTTTATACACCAACCATCGGTAAAAACCAAACATTGCAGACTATTTTGTCCTTGCAAACAAATGATTCCCGTTATGCTTCGTACAAGGCGTTAACCTCAAATACGGCTTCGTCCCTATTTACGGATCCGTCGAATCCATCGCGAACACGAGAATCGGGCTTGGGATTATCTACCGGCAGTAGTCAAGCTAGAACTGTAGGGGCATTGTTGAGCGCCCAATATGGTTTGTTGGATCGTTATATCGTGAATGTTGGTTTGCGTGGTGATGGTAATTCAAAATTCGGACCTGAGAACAGATATGGTTTGTTTCCTTCCGTGTCTGCCCGTTGGAGGGTTTCGGGTGAGTCCTTCATGGAGAAATTGGAATATGTGGATGATTTGAGTTTAAGAATGAGTTATGGAAAATCAGGCAGGGCACCTAAAGGTAGTTACCTTTATTTTAATGTGTATGATAATTACGAAACTTCCTATTTGGACATGAACGGGGTTGTTCCTATAAATATGGAATTGACCAATTTGCGTTGGGAGACTTTAACAGGTAAAAACATTGGGTTCAACTTGCAACTGTTTAAAAAACGTGTGTCCTTGGATGTCGATTTTTATCAAAACATTACCGAAGATCTTCTTTACCCAAAAATTCAGGTAAGTTCGCTTTCAGGTTACAACATTATTTCCGATATGAATGCGGGAAACATGAAAAATCAAGGATGGGAGATAGGTCTTAATACTACTCCTTATAAATCTGGTAAATGGAAGGTGGATTTCAACTTCAACATTGCCAGCAATGAAAACATGATTACGGAGATATCGGAGTTTTACCCAGCTGAAAGTGGTAACACCGATAAAAACGGAGAATTCAAACGTTTCCTTCAAGTGGACAATCCTTTTGGTTCATTTTATGGTTATAAATTCAAGGGGGTTTATAAAGACCTTGAAGCAACAAAGGCCAAAGACGCCAATGGAGATGTTATTCTGGGGCCTAACGGTCAAGAAGTCTTGATGCGTTTTAATTATCCCAATACGGATTATGTATTCCAACCTGGAGATGCCATTTATGAGGACATCAATAAAGATGGTAATATCGACAGCCGTGACGTGGTGTATTTAGGAAACAGCAACCCTAAAATCACAGGGGGATTTGGTCCCAACATTACCTTCAACAATCAGTTTAGATTATTGTTGTACTTTAACTACCGCATGAATTATGACATCGTTAACGGAACAGACATGAAAACGACCAATATGTATGGATACAGCAATCAAAGTACGGCTGTTTTGGATAGATGGCGTAATCCGGGTGATGAGACCAATATGCCTAGAGCGGTTTATGGTGCAGGATACAACTGGTTGGGTTCTGACCGTTATGTGGAAGATGCTTCTTTTTTACGTCTTCGTTCGGTTACCTTTCGTTATAATCTTGGAAAAGAAATGTTGAAGAAATTAAATCTGGATGATTTAGGTTTTTATCTAACGGCTGACAACTTGTACACTTGGACAAATTATCGCGGACAAGATCCTGAGGTGAGCATGAGTTCCGGGCCTTTCGGTATGGCTATCGACAATGCTTCAACACCACCTACACAACGTCTCACATTTGGTGTTACAACTCGTTTTTAA